Proteins encoded within one genomic window of Xylophilus sp. GOD-11R:
- a CDS encoding EAL domain-containing protein, with product MNHAPARGATPPSAASSPSPSRLGHRLPGAVLFRWCPADGGRGRFVEIGESLFTVFALSPADALASPRRWGRRVHPADRTALSQAIRQSAVSGEPIAISLRMRHADGALHDMRLQAGPVASSGDWEGVVVDLGPGAGEARSLAEEAAWQDVLGRLPFSVTLFDASLRIRFINDAHARWYGLPVRELIGRSLLDVVGPERYARLLPRMQAALAGDACVFENQVSRDGIVHWRYNSMVPERGADGSVRGVMSIAIDDSERRRAEIALAQKQAELRGLFEAIPDLVFYRDAEGIYRACNRAFESFYGLRPGEMVGRGLDQLYDPDTAERSRAEDIAAMRTEQAYRGEETLRGAGRSGVFDIVKSPFRDGLGKVAGLIGIARDVTDRKRAEYEVERLAFYDSLTGLPNRRLLLTRLKTALAEAGQLGHHGAVLFLDIDHFKNLNDTLGHAVGDQLLQQVAGRLVERAAPGRSAARFGGDEFVLVCENLGGDVDQALAEARRIAAELMTQLHLPFAVGERQHHASASIGVAPFGGGLLSAEELLKRADLAVHQAKAAGRNTVRFFDPEMEERLRERSVLEADLRAGLGREELRLHYQPVVDGDGRVLGAEALVRWQHPTRGLVPPLAFIPMAEESGLILPLGQWVLRQACEQLVLWGRRPATRQLTIAINLSARQFRHPDFVDQVEAVLETTGANAGRLKFELTETLLFHDVEDILGKMGRLRARGVGFSLDDFGTGYSSLSYVKRLPLDQLKIDQSFVRDVLTDPNDAAIVRTTLTLALSLGLDIVAEGVETHGQLDFLRQHGCRAFQGYLFGRPLPIAEMERQHGLLG from the coding sequence ATGAATCACGCCCCCGCCCGTGGCGCCACACCTCCGTCGGCCGCGTCGTCGCCGTCGCCCTCCCGGCTCGGGCACCGGCTGCCGGGCGCGGTCCTGTTTCGATGGTGCCCTGCCGATGGCGGGCGAGGCCGCTTCGTCGAGATCGGCGAGAGCCTTTTCACCGTTTTCGCCTTATCTCCCGCCGATGCCCTGGCCTCACCACGCCGCTGGGGGCGCCGGGTCCACCCTGCCGACCGTACAGCCCTGAGCCAGGCCATCCGCCAGTCGGCCGTCAGCGGCGAACCCATCGCGATCTCCTTGCGCATGCGCCATGCCGACGGCGCCCTGCACGACATGCGGCTGCAGGCTGGCCCGGTCGCGTCGTCCGGCGATTGGGAAGGCGTGGTGGTCGACCTCGGCCCCGGTGCCGGCGAAGCGCGGTCGTTGGCCGAAGAGGCGGCCTGGCAGGACGTACTGGGCCGCCTGCCGTTCAGCGTGACCCTGTTCGATGCCTCGCTGCGCATCCGTTTCATCAACGACGCCCATGCCCGCTGGTACGGCCTGCCGGTGCGCGAACTCATCGGCCGTTCGCTGCTCGATGTCGTCGGGCCAGAGCGTTATGCGCGCCTGCTGCCGCGCATGCAGGCGGCACTGGCCGGCGATGCCTGCGTGTTCGAGAACCAGGTCTCGCGCGACGGCATCGTCCACTGGCGCTACAACTCGATGGTGCCGGAGCGCGGCGCCGACGGCAGCGTGCGCGGCGTGATGTCCATCGCCATCGACGACAGCGAACGTCGCCGTGCCGAGATCGCCCTGGCGCAGAAGCAGGCCGAGCTGCGCGGCCTGTTCGAAGCCATTCCCGACCTGGTCTTCTACCGTGACGCCGAAGGCATCTATCGTGCCTGCAACCGCGCCTTCGAATCGTTCTACGGCCTGCGACCGGGCGAAATGGTGGGCCGCGGCCTCGACCAGCTCTACGACCCCGACACTGCCGAGCGATCGCGTGCCGAAGACATCGCGGCCATGCGTACCGAGCAAGCTTATCGTGGTGAGGAAACCTTGCGCGGCGCCGGACGCAGCGGTGTGTTCGACATCGTCAAGTCGCCGTTTCGCGATGGCCTGGGCAAGGTCGCCGGCCTGATCGGCATCGCGCGCGACGTCACCGACCGCAAGCGTGCCGAATACGAGGTGGAGCGTCTGGCTTTCTACGACAGCCTCACCGGCCTGCCCAACCGGCGCCTGTTGCTGACGCGGCTGAAGACGGCGCTGGCCGAGGCCGGCCAGCTCGGCCACCACGGCGCGGTGCTGTTCCTGGACATCGATCATTTCAAGAATCTCAACGACACCCTGGGCCACGCGGTGGGCGACCAATTGCTGCAACAGGTCGCTGGCCGCCTGGTGGAGCGCGCCGCGCCCGGCCGCAGTGCCGCGCGATTCGGCGGCGACGAGTTCGTGCTGGTGTGCGAGAACCTCGGCGGCGATGTCGACCAGGCGCTGGCCGAGGCGCGGCGTATCGCGGCGGAGCTGATGACGCAGCTGCACCTGCCGTTTGCCGTCGGCGAGCGGCAGCACCATGCCAGCGCCAGCATCGGCGTGGCGCCGTTTGGCGGCGGGCTCCTGTCGGCCGAAGAACTGCTCAAGCGGGCCGACCTCGCGGTGCACCAGGCCAAGGCGGCCGGCCGCAACACGGTGCGATTCTTCGATCCGGAGATGGAGGAGCGGCTGCGCGAACGCTCGGTGCTGGAGGCCGACTTGCGTGCCGGCCTGGGTCGCGAGGAGCTGCGGCTGCATTACCAGCCGGTGGTCGACGGCGACGGGCGCGTGCTGGGCGCCGAAGCGCTGGTCCGCTGGCAGCATCCCACACGCGGGTTGGTGCCGCCGCTGGCCTTCATCCCGATGGCCGAGGAGAGCGGGCTGATCCTGCCGCTCGGCCAGTGGGTGCTGCGCCAGGCCTGCGAACAACTGGTGCTGTGGGGCCGCCGCCCGGCGACGCGCCAGCTCACGATCGCCATCAACCTGAGCGCGCGACAGTTCCGCCATCCGGATTTCGTCGACCAGGTCGAGGCCGTGCTGGAGACCACCGGCGCCAACGCCGGGCGCTTGAAATTCGAGCTGACCGAAACCCTGCTGTTCCACGATGTCGAGGACATCCTGGGCAAGATGGGCCGGCTGCGAGCGCGCGGCGTGGGTTTTTCGCTGGACGATTTCGGCACCGGCTATTCGTCGCTGAGCTATGTGAAACGGCTGCCGCTGGACCAGCTCAAGATCGACCAGTCCTTCGTGCGCGACGTGCTGACCGACCCCAATGACGCGGCCATCGTGCGCACAACGCTCACGCTCGCCTTGAGCCTGGGGCTCGATATCGTGGCCGAGGGCGTGGAGACGCACGGCCAGCTGGACTTTCTGCGGCAACACGGCTGCCGGGCGTTCCAGGGTTATCTCTTCGGCCGACCGCTGCCCATCGCCGAGATGGAGCGGCAGCACGGACTGCTCGGGTGA
- the feoB gene encoding ferrous iron transporter B: protein MSAHASSLRVALLGNPNCGKTALFNLLTGSRQKVANYAGVTVERKVGLLRTPSGRRIEVLDLPGAYSLNALSADEAVTRDIVTGRRPGEPLPDLLVCVTDATNLRLNLRLVLEARRLGLPMVMALNMTDMAREQGVTVDIPALSRELGMPVIETVGVRGDGATGLVELLTDYLPAPDADAARPADWVAPKLSDVLDTQQEVRRILAASVVEPVLRLARDDKIDRLVLHPVWGMVILTVLLFFMFQAVFSWAEVPMGMIETATGAVGEFIQAHLPDGILRSLLVDGIVAGVGGVLVFLPQILILFFFILALEDSGYLPRAAFLLDRLMSTVGLSGRSFIPLLSSFACAIPGVMAARTITNWRDRLVTIMIAPLMTCSARLPVYALLIAAFIPQRQVAGILNLQGLVLFGLYLGGIVSAMGVAWVFKWLRGTHAESPLMMELPSYRWPNARQLAIGLWERARIFLKRVGTMILALTVLLWFFSTFPGPPEGASGPAIQYSLAGMIGRALEVIFAPIGFNWQISIALVPGLAAREVAVGALGTVYAMSATGDEAAAELQPLIASTWSMATAISLLVWYVFAPMCLSTLATVKRETNSWRYAAIMAAYLFALAYGASFVAYRITLALSGG, encoded by the coding sequence ATGAGCGCACATGCTTCCTCCCTGCGCGTGGCCCTGCTGGGCAACCCCAACTGCGGCAAGACCGCGCTGTTCAACCTGCTCACCGGCAGCCGCCAGAAGGTCGCCAACTACGCTGGCGTCACGGTGGAGCGCAAGGTCGGCCTGCTGCGCACGCCGTCGGGGCGGCGCATCGAGGTGCTCGACCTGCCCGGCGCCTACAGCCTCAACGCGCTGTCGGCCGACGAGGCCGTCACCCGCGACATCGTCACCGGCCGCCGCCCCGGCGAGCCGCTACCCGATCTGCTGGTGTGCGTCACCGACGCCACCAACCTGCGCCTGAACCTGCGCCTGGTGCTGGAAGCGCGACGCCTCGGCCTGCCGATGGTGATGGCGCTCAACATGACCGACATGGCGCGCGAGCAGGGTGTCACTGTCGACATCCCGGCCCTGTCGCGCGAGCTCGGCATGCCGGTCATCGAGACGGTGGGCGTGCGCGGCGACGGCGCGACCGGCCTGGTCGAACTGCTCACCGACTACCTCCCCGCGCCCGATGCAGACGCCGCGCGCCCTGCCGACTGGGTCGCGCCCAAGCTCTCCGACGTGCTCGACACCCAGCAGGAGGTGCGCCGCATCCTGGCCGCCTCGGTGGTCGAGCCGGTGCTGCGTCTGGCGCGTGACGACAAGATCGACCGCCTGGTGCTGCACCCGGTATGGGGCATGGTCATCCTGACGGTGCTGCTGTTCTTCATGTTCCAGGCGGTGTTCAGCTGGGCCGAGGTGCCCATGGGCATGATCGAGACGGCCACCGGCGCCGTCGGCGAATTCATCCAGGCGCACCTGCCCGACGGCATCCTGCGCAGCCTGCTGGTCGACGGCATCGTCGCCGGTGTCGGCGGCGTGCTGGTGTTTCTGCCGCAGATCCTGATCCTGTTCTTCTTCATCCTCGCGCTCGAGGATTCCGGCTACCTGCCGCGCGCGGCCTTCCTGCTCGACCGGCTGATGTCGACGGTGGGGCTGTCGGGCCGCTCGTTCATTCCGCTGCTGTCGAGCTTCGCCTGCGCGATTCCCGGCGTGATGGCGGCCCGCACCATCACCAACTGGCGCGACCGGCTGGTGACCATCATGATCGCGCCGCTCATGACCTGTTCGGCGCGGCTGCCGGTGTATGCCCTGCTGATCGCCGCCTTCATTCCGCAGCGCCAGGTGGCGGGCATCCTTAACCTGCAGGGCCTGGTGCTGTTCGGCCTGTACCTCGGCGGCATCGTCTCGGCCATGGGCGTGGCCTGGGTCTTCAAGTGGCTGCGCGGCACGCATGCCGAGTCGCCGCTGATGATGGAGCTGCCGTCGTACCGCTGGCCCAACGCCCGACAGCTGGCCATCGGCCTGTGGGAGCGGGCGCGCATCTTCCTGAAGCGCGTTGGCACCATGATCCTGGCGCTGACCGTGCTGCTCTGGTTCTTCTCCACCTTTCCCGGCCCGCCTGAGGGCGCGAGCGGCCCGGCGATCCAGTACAGCCTGGCCGGCATGATCGGCAGGGCGCTCGAGGTCATCTTCGCGCCCATCGGCTTCAACTGGCAGATCTCGATCGCGCTGGTGCCGGGCCTGGCGGCGCGGGAAGTCGCGGTCGGCGCGCTCGGCACGGTCTACGCCATGTCGGCGACCGGTGACGAGGCCGCGGCCGAGCTGCAGCCCTTGATCGCGTCGACCTGGTCGATGGCCACCGCCATTTCGCTGCTGGTCTGGTATGTGTTCGCGCCGATGTGCCTGTCGACCCTGGCCACGGTCAAGCGGGAAACCAACTCCTGGCGCTACGCGGCCATCATGGCCGCCTACCTGTTCGCGCTGGCCTACGGCGCGAGCTTTGTCGCCTACCGCATCACGCTGGCGCTGAGCGGAGGCTGA
- a CDS encoding FeoA family protein, whose translation MSAVPLSAASDAAVSPASAAPLSLDRLALHAPATVLELRSLGQPDDNERILRLTEIGFVPGEPVRVIAHGFPGREPIAVRIGRSTFALRAHEAALVKVALA comes from the coding sequence GTGTCCGCCGTACCTCTTTCCGCAGCGTCCGACGCCGCCGTCTCGCCAGCTTCGGCGGCACCCTTGTCCCTCGACCGGCTGGCGCTGCATGCCCCTGCCACCGTCTTGGAATTGCGCAGCCTGGGGCAGCCCGACGACAACGAACGCATCCTGCGGCTGACCGAGATCGGCTTCGTGCCGGGCGAGCCGGTGCGGGTCATCGCCCATGGGTTTCCGGGCCGCGAACCGATCGCCGTGCGCATCGGCCGCAGCACCTTCGCGCTGCGCGCCCACGAGGCGGCGCTGGTGAAGGTGGCACTGGCATGA